The following are from one region of the Arthrobacter sp. TMP15 genome:
- a CDS encoding sensor histidine kinase: MSAMDAPPVTSGTILRFLRVTLHVGFAVLLSVGVVRLLMDQTHRHGRYWFLALSVLLALTYLLGTVAEKRFSAGLTRRNPRRFAVLWLALITLMWAILMLGSVEFSWLVFPMFFLHLHLLPRWVSLTTVVLMTGGVIVAQWLSTGSTFPPLPVIVGPAFGAAFAVVTSKAYQLLYREGEYQRQAADELRRTRAQLAATQHESGVLAERARLAREIHDTLAQGFSSIILVSRAALRSLDSGDLESTGESLSMVQATAAENLAEARSFVRNLSSPALAESSLAESLSRLCIKTQGESTARGGSLRCSFRLDGEPMELPQPYKVTLLRAAQASLANVWMHAKAKSAVVSLAFLGSEVTLDVYDDGLGFNPEELADIVAGRTDGSGFGLRSLRERVVAQQGTLAIESAPGEGTVVAIRLPLNGGRLVPEAAQGEIQ, translated from the coding sequence ATGTCTGCCATGGATGCCCCACCCGTCACCAGTGGCACGATCCTTCGCTTTCTGCGTGTCACGTTGCACGTTGGCTTTGCGGTGCTGCTGAGCGTGGGCGTCGTCCGACTCCTGATGGATCAAACTCACAGGCACGGGCGCTACTGGTTCCTGGCACTGTCGGTCCTTCTTGCGTTAACGTATTTACTCGGGACTGTGGCTGAAAAGCGTTTTTCGGCGGGGTTAACGCGCCGCAATCCGAGACGTTTCGCGGTGCTCTGGCTCGCTTTGATCACGCTCATGTGGGCCATACTTATGCTCGGCTCGGTAGAGTTCTCCTGGCTTGTCTTCCCGATGTTTTTCCTTCATTTGCATCTCTTGCCGCGCTGGGTGTCCCTAACTACGGTGGTTCTCATGACCGGTGGAGTCATTGTTGCGCAGTGGCTCTCAACGGGATCCACTTTCCCTCCCCTGCCAGTGATAGTGGGGCCGGCCTTTGGTGCCGCTTTCGCAGTGGTCACTTCCAAGGCCTACCAATTGCTGTACCGGGAAGGGGAATACCAGCGTCAAGCGGCGGATGAGCTCCGGCGCACCCGCGCCCAGCTGGCCGCCACCCAGCACGAGTCCGGTGTTCTGGCTGAGCGTGCGCGATTGGCACGGGAAATCCATGACACTTTAGCCCAGGGTTTTTCCTCCATTATTTTGGTCTCGCGTGCAGCCTTGCGCAGCCTGGATTCCGGTGATTTGGAATCCACCGGCGAGAGTTTGTCCATGGTTCAGGCCACGGCCGCGGAGAACTTGGCGGAGGCTAGGAGCTTTGTGCGTAACCTTTCTTCCCCGGCCCTTGCTGAGAGCTCTCTTGCAGAGAGCCTGTCCCGGCTCTGCATTAAAACGCAGGGCGAGTCCACTGCACGTGGGGGCTCGTTGCGGTGCAGTTTCCGGTTGGATGGTGAGCCGATGGAGCTACCGCAGCCCTACAAAGTGACCCTGTTGCGTGCCGCTCAGGCGAGTCTCGCCAACGTCTGGATGCACGCTAAAGCCAAGTCCGCCGTCGTAAGTTTGGCGTTTCTGGGCAGCGAAGTGACCCTTGACGTGTACGACGACGGACTTGGCTTCAACCCGGAAGAGCTCGCCGACATTGTGGCCGGGCGTACGGATGGGAGTGGCTTTGGGTTGCGTTCCCTGCGTGAACGAGTGGTGGCGCAGCAGGGGACGTTGGCAATCGAGTCAGCCCCGGGAGAGGGCACAGTGGTGGCTATCCGGTTGCCGCTGAATGGGGGCCGGCTGGTTCCCGAAGCAGCACAGGGGGAGATTCAATGA
- a CDS encoding C40 family peptidase, producing MSIICTLLASGGFVAAGYVGTSSADAAAAVFSQESGQSAQASPYVATLAGFYSNGTQQSDVTVSFADAIIRARKPTVKPIFDLTDPTANTGHLVQGVNALRERTPEISAELISQVRKDILTAAYQGLGHRYVWGGTSFDNGWDCSGFVQWAYGQAGVSLPRTEQWLPMVATNNPQPGDIVVQNPDGPNHWSHIGIYVGNGRMISALNPSVGTFMHSPADVSSSSSYFTMPAFATADEKAKSDAAKIKAASATPPPATPQPATTAAAAPPAATPPPSDKSTPNPAVSTAPSTSPSAIPGTKPAPTASETPKQPGTTPATTPASAPAPSAPSSSSGSSSASESSGSSAGTILLR from the coding sequence ATGTCCATTATTTGTACGCTGTTGGCTTCCGGCGGCTTCGTGGCGGCCGGCTATGTTGGCACGTCCTCCGCGGATGCTGCTGCAGCTGTGTTCAGCCAAGAAAGCGGCCAGAGCGCCCAGGCCTCTCCGTATGTGGCCACGCTGGCCGGATTTTATTCCAACGGCACCCAACAATCCGATGTAACAGTTTCTTTTGCCGACGCAATTATTAGGGCGAGAAAGCCTACCGTCAAACCGATTTTCGATTTGACCGATCCTACCGCCAACACGGGCCACCTTGTGCAGGGGGTCAATGCTCTGCGTGAGCGAACTCCCGAAATCTCCGCCGAGCTGATCTCTCAAGTGCGGAAAGACATTTTGACCGCGGCATACCAAGGTCTGGGACATCGCTACGTTTGGGGAGGGACCAGCTTCGACAACGGATGGGATTGTTCAGGGTTTGTGCAATGGGCCTATGGACAAGCCGGAGTGAGTCTGCCACGCACGGAACAGTGGCTACCCATGGTCGCGACCAACAACCCCCAGCCCGGCGATATTGTGGTGCAAAACCCTGACGGTCCCAACCACTGGTCTCACATTGGCATCTACGTGGGAAATGGCAGGATGATCAGTGCGCTGAACCCGTCCGTAGGAACTTTTATGCACAGCCCGGCAGATGTCAGCAGCTCTTCGAGCTACTTCACCATGCCGGCATTCGCCACAGCTGATGAAAAGGCGAAGTCTGACGCAGCGAAAATCAAGGCTGCGTCGGCCACACCTCCGCCGGCCACGCCTCAGCCGGCCACAACGGCGGCGGCCGCACCTCCGGCGGCCACACCTCCGCCGTCGGACAAGTCCACGCCCAATCCGGCAGTCAGCACGGCGCCAAGCACTAGCCCTTCAGCCATACCCGGCACGAAGCCGGCTCCAACAGCATCGGAGACCCCAAAGCAACCAGGAACAACACCTGCCACAACCCCAGCTTCGGCGCCTGCACCCTCAGCACCCAGTAGTTCGTCAGGTAGTTCGTCAGC
- a CDS encoding response regulator transcription factor, with the protein MNEIRILLVDDHPVVRAGLRAMLTEFEGFIVVAEAPEGGAAIKEVQRLQTLGEPVDVVLMDLQMGSGMDGVSATKAIKELSGAPPVLILTTYDTDADILAAVEAGASGYMLKDAPPEQIRGAVQSAAAGQTALAPEVAARLMSRIRNPAPVLSAREVELVELLATGMGNKAIAKALFISEATVKTHLVHIYDKLGVDNRTAAIAAAVSRRIIRSAG; encoded by the coding sequence ATGAATGAGATCCGGATTTTATTGGTAGATGACCACCCTGTGGTGCGGGCGGGTTTGCGGGCCATGCTGACCGAATTTGAGGGATTCATTGTGGTGGCTGAAGCGCCCGAAGGTGGTGCCGCCATCAAGGAGGTGCAGCGCCTGCAAACCTTGGGTGAACCTGTTGACGTGGTGCTCATGGACCTGCAAATGGGAAGCGGGATGGACGGGGTGAGTGCAACGAAGGCCATCAAGGAGTTATCCGGCGCACCGCCTGTGCTGATTCTAACTACCTATGACACTGATGCGGATATTTTGGCAGCCGTTGAGGCCGGGGCTAGCGGCTACATGCTCAAGGATGCCCCGCCCGAACAGATTCGTGGTGCGGTGCAATCGGCTGCTGCCGGGCAAACTGCCCTGGCACCGGAGGTTGCCGCCAGGCTGATGAGCCGGATCCGCAATCCCGCTCCGGTACTGTCTGCACGCGAAGTGGAACTTGTTGAACTGCTGGCCACGGGGATGGGCAACAAAGCTATCGCCAAGGCGCTGTTCATTTCTGAAGCGACAGTAAAGACCCATCTTGTGCACATTTACGACAAATTGGGTGTTGACAACCGGACGGCAGCCATTGCGGCCGCGGTTTCGCGGCGTATCATCCGCAGTGCCGGGTAA
- a CDS encoding ABC transporter ATP-binding protein, translating into MTALNLINVTLQYPDGEGVMTALDAVNLSVNPGQFISLVGTSGSGKSSLLAVAATLIKPTSGLVMIDGVDTSGLSEKELAALRRDKVGIIFQQPNLLASLTAAEQLIITDHLRGKSLKDAGVRAAQLLDMVGLAGCGRKRPHQLSGGQRQRVNIARALMAQPKILLVDEPTAALDHDRSDSIVRLLRKVSDEFNIATVMVTHDTEFVPLTDAVATMRDGVLTAPVPSEASVGAV; encoded by the coding sequence ATGACTGCACTGAATCTGATCAATGTGACACTGCAATACCCCGATGGCGAGGGTGTTATGACGGCTTTGGATGCCGTAAACCTCTCAGTGAATCCAGGCCAGTTCATTTCTCTGGTGGGCACCTCTGGTTCGGGAAAGTCAAGCCTGTTGGCTGTGGCCGCGACCCTGATCAAGCCCACTTCCGGGCTTGTGATGATCGACGGCGTCGACACCAGCGGATTGTCCGAGAAGGAGCTGGCCGCGCTGCGTCGAGACAAGGTGGGCATCATCTTTCAGCAGCCTAACCTCCTCGCCTCACTGACTGCCGCCGAACAGCTCATCATCACCGACCACCTGCGCGGGAAGTCGCTCAAAGATGCAGGTGTGCGGGCAGCGCAGCTTTTGGACATGGTGGGTCTGGCCGGTTGCGGCCGCAAACGCCCACACCAGCTCTCAGGCGGGCAGCGTCAGCGAGTCAACATTGCCCGGGCGTTGATGGCCCAGCCTAAAATTCTCCTGGTGGATGAACCAACCGCTGCGCTAGATCACGACCGCAGCGATTCGATAGTCAGGTTGCTGCGCAAAGTTAGTGACGAGTTCAACATTGCAACTGTCATGGTCACCCATGACACCGAGTTTGTGCCGCTCACCGATGCTGTCGCCACCATGCGCGACGGCGTTCTCACCGCTCCTGTACCCTCCGAGGCAAGCGTCGGTGCCGTCTAG
- a CDS encoding ABC transporter permease, producing MFLAIRDIRFAKGRFALMGAVVALISLLLVLLSGLTAGLGNQSTSAIAQLGTGSGNSSSSGSSGTKVSQIVFGAPAKNEAKVSFTESQVTAKQSDLWSAQPGVQSAVPLGISQSRFQGAGDSKGIANVAVFGVGEQGRQAGIAPSDISDSTVVIGESVAKELSLATGDAVTIAGTQMSIGNIVPDQWYSHSSVVWTTLSTWKKVAHLSDPDQLATVLAVSFAPGATVDTNSVNATAGTVSATRSGSFQGLGGYKSENGSLLMMQAFLYGISALVIVAFLTVWTVQRTRDIAVLKAMGASGGYLLRDALTQAALVLLAGAGVGGLIGVVGGIFASQVAPFLLTPATTLLPALGIVALGLGGSALAVRKVTRVDAMIALGGN from the coding sequence ATGTTCCTCGCGATCCGAGATATCCGCTTTGCCAAGGGACGGTTCGCCCTGATGGGCGCCGTTGTTGCCCTCATCAGCCTCCTGCTCGTCCTGCTATCGGGCCTGACAGCAGGGCTCGGCAACCAATCCACCTCCGCAATTGCGCAGCTGGGCACCGGCTCAGGCAACTCCTCAAGCTCAGGCAGCTCAGGCACCAAAGTGAGCCAGATAGTTTTTGGCGCCCCTGCCAAGAACGAAGCAAAGGTTTCCTTCACCGAAAGTCAGGTGACGGCCAAACAATCCGATCTCTGGTCTGCGCAGCCCGGCGTGCAATCAGCCGTGCCTTTGGGTATCAGCCAAAGCCGCTTTCAGGGTGCCGGAGACAGTAAGGGAATTGCCAACGTCGCAGTGTTTGGGGTTGGCGAGCAAGGCAGACAAGCGGGGATCGCGCCGTCGGACATCAGTGATTCAACCGTTGTCATTGGCGAAAGCGTCGCCAAGGAACTCTCACTCGCCACAGGCGATGCCGTCACTATCGCCGGAACGCAAATGAGCATTGGCAACATTGTGCCCGACCAGTGGTACTCGCATAGTTCAGTTGTTTGGACAACCCTTTCCACCTGGAAAAAGGTGGCTCATCTTAGCGACCCGGACCAGCTTGCAACAGTTCTCGCTGTGAGCTTCGCACCGGGAGCCACCGTTGACACTAACAGCGTCAACGCGACGGCTGGCACCGTCAGCGCCACACGCAGTGGATCGTTCCAAGGTTTGGGCGGCTATAAAAGTGAGAACGGCTCCCTGCTGATGATGCAGGCATTTTTGTACGGAATTTCAGCCCTTGTCATTGTTGCTTTCCTCACCGTTTGGACTGTCCAACGCACCCGGGACATCGCAGTTCTCAAGGCGATGGGCGCTTCGGGTGGTTACCTCCTGCGTGATGCTTTGACGCAGGCAGCTCTGGTCCTGCTGGCAGGTGCCGGAGTTGGTGGGCTCATCGGCGTTGTGGGTGGAATCTTTGCCTCGCAGGTGGCCCCATTCCTGCTCACTCCGGCGACTACTCTGCTGCCTGCACTCGGGATTGTGGCGCTTGGTCTGGGCGGTTCGGCCCTTGCTGTGCGTAAGGTGACCCGCGTAGACGCCATGATCGCCCTTGGCGGCAACTAA